The Cellulomonas oligotrophica sequence GCTCGACGCCGGCACGCAGGACGCCCTGGCCCGCTACGTGCGCGCCGGCGGGGTCGTCGTCTACCTCGAGGTCTCGCTCGCGCACGCCGCGCCCCGCGTCGGCCTCAACCAGGCCCGGCCCCTGCTGCTCGGCAACCCCCGGGCCCGCTGGCAGCAGCTCATGGACGCCCGGCGCCCCGTCTACGAGGCGGTGTCCACGCTCGTGGTCGGCACCGACGGGCGTCGACCGCACGAGGTCGCCGAGGCGATCGAGGAGGCCCTCGCGCACCGGCGCGTGGCCACGCCCGCCGAGCAGCAGCCCACCGAGCAGGACCCCACCGGGCAGCAGCCCGCCGAGCAGCACCCCCTCGAGGAGGACGCGTGAGCACCACCGGCCCGACGTCGCACGACGCGGTCACGGTCCGGGTCGACGGCGAGCAGCCGTACGACGTCGTCATCGGCCGGCACCTGCTCGGCCACCTGCCGGGCATGCTCGGGGAGCGGGTGCGTCGCGTCCTCGTCGTGCACCCGGCGGCGCTCGCGACGACCGCGGAGACCGTCCGCGAGGACCTCGTCGCCGAGGGGTACGAGGCGTTCCTCGCCCAGGTCCCCGATGCCGAGGAGGCCAAGACCGCACAGGTCGCGGCCTTCCTGTGGGGCGTCCTCGGGCAGGCGGACTTCACGCGGTCCGACGCGATCGTGTCGGTGGGCGGGGGCGCGACCACGGACCTGGCCGGGTTCGTGGCCGCCACCTGGCTGCGCGGCATCCGCGTGGTGCACGTGCCCACCACCGTGCTGGCCATGGTCGACGCGGCGGTCGGCGGCAAGACCGGCATCAACACGACCGAGGGCAAGAACCTCGTCGGCGCGTTCCACCCGCCGGCGGGTGTGCTGTGCGACGTCGCGGCGCTCGGGTCGATGCAGCGGCACGACTTCGTCGCCGGGCTCGCGGAGGTCGTCAAGGCCGGGTTCATCGCCGACCCCCGCATCCTCGAGCTGGTCGAGGCGCACACCGACCTGCTGACGGACCCGGCGGCCGCGGCGGGCTCGCCCGTGCTGGCCGAGCTCCTCGAGCGCGCCGTGCGCGTCAAGGCCCGGGTCGTGGGGGAGGACCTGCGCGAGGCCGGGCTGCGCGAGATCCTCAACTACGGGCACACCTTCGGGCACGCGGTCGAGCTGGTCGAGCGATACCGGTGGCGGCACGGCGCGGCGGTCTCGGTCGGCATGGTGTTCGTCGCCGAGCTCGCGCGGCTGGCCGGGCGCCTCGACGACGACGTGGTCGCCCGGCACCGGTCGGTGCTGACGGCCCTGGGGCTGCCCGTGACGTACCGCGGGGACCGGTGGGAGCAGCTGCTGACCGCGATGCGGCGGGACAAGAAGACCCGGGGCGACCTGCTGCGGTTCGTCGTGCTCGACGGCCTGGGCCGCCCCGCGCGGCTCGAGGGTCCGGACCCCACGCTCCTCGCCGCGGCCTACGCGGAGATCAGCGTGGCCGCGGGGCCGGCGCCGACGTTCGTCTGACCGCCGATCAAGCCTCTGGGCTTGTGCGCCGCTGAACAAGGTGCTGCACTTGTGGCATGTTCGTCGTCGATCTCGACCAGCGCGGCAGCCGGCGCGGCACCGACCAGGTGCCCGCCCTGCTCGACCGCCTGCGTGACGTGCCCGCGCTGCGGGCGTTCGAGCGCACCGTCGGCGACGAGGTCCAGGGCGTCCTCGACGACCCCGACGACGTCGTCCGGCTCGTGCTCGGCGTGCTGCGCGCCGGGGGCTGGTCGGTGGGTGTCGGGGCCGGGCCCGTCGACGAGCCGCTGCCGGCGTCGCCGCGGGAGGGCTCCGGGGCCGCCTTCGTCCTCGCCCGCGAGGCCGTCGAGGCCGCGAAGTCCCGGGCCCGCCCCGTCAGCCTCGCCGTGCGCGGCGCGCAGCCGGGCGCCGCGGCCGACGCCGAGGCCCTCCTGACCCTGCTGGCCGCCGTCCGCGCCCGACGGACCCCCGCCGGGTGGGCCGTCGTCGACGCGCTCGACGGCCTTCCCGACGGCACGGGCACCGGCGGGCCCGACGCCCTCGCCCGGCCACGCCCGGCCGCGGCCGCACCCGCGCAGGAGGACCTCGCGCAGGCCTTCGGGATCAGCCAGCAGGCC is a genomic window containing:
- the aroB gene encoding 3-dehydroquinate synthase, producing the protein MSTTGPTSHDAVTVRVDGEQPYDVVIGRHLLGHLPGMLGERVRRVLVVHPAALATTAETVREDLVAEGYEAFLAQVPDAEEAKTAQVAAFLWGVLGQADFTRSDAIVSVGGGATTDLAGFVAATWLRGIRVVHVPTTVLAMVDAAVGGKTGINTTEGKNLVGAFHPPAGVLCDVAALGSMQRHDFVAGLAEVVKAGFIADPRILELVEAHTDLLTDPAAAAGSPVLAELLERAVRVKARVVGEDLREAGLREILNYGHTFGHAVELVERYRWRHGAAVSVGMVFVAELARLAGRLDDDVVARHRSVLTALGLPVTYRGDRWEQLLTAMRRDKKTRGDLLRFVVLDGLGRPARLEGPDPTLLAAAYAEISVAAGPAPTFV
- a CDS encoding shikimate kinase yields the protein MPRPTTPQRPRIVLVGPPGAGKSTVAAALAERWQLQVRDTDADVEALAGRSVADIFVEDGEPAFRDLERTAVLAALDGHDGVLALGGGAVLDAGTQDALARYVRAGGVVVYLEVSLAHAAPRVGLNQARPLLLGNPRARWQQLMDARRPVYEAVSTLVVGTDGRRPHEVAEAIEEALAHRRVATPAEQQPTEQDPTGQQPAEQHPLEEDA